The proteins below come from a single Stutzerimonas stutzeri RCH2 genomic window:
- a CDS encoding biotin-independent malonate decarboxylase subunit beta, giving the protein MTDVSANTVARLLESRSFVELGARQRARALLDDGSFRELLDPFDRVTSPWLPKQGIVTQADDGVVVAKGTIDGQPAVIAAIEGAFQGGSMGEVGGAKIAGALELAVEDNRKGIPTRAVLLLETGGVRLQEANLGLAAIAEIQATIVELRDYQPVIGVVAGSVGCFGGMSIAAGLCSYLVVTREARVGLNGPQVIEQEAGLDEYDSRDRPFIWSLTGGEQRYASGLVDAYVADDTDAIRAQLHELFALGKPLQPRSRRHAWFLQRLADVDTRTQLDASAVRALYEGDAQ; this is encoded by the coding sequence ATGACTGATGTGTCCGCTAACACCGTGGCCCGTTTACTCGAGTCACGCAGCTTCGTCGAACTCGGCGCCCGCCAGCGCGCCCGCGCGCTGCTGGATGACGGCAGCTTCCGCGAACTGCTCGATCCGTTCGATCGCGTCACCTCGCCCTGGCTGCCGAAGCAGGGCATCGTCACCCAGGCCGACGACGGCGTGGTGGTCGCCAAGGGCACCATTGACGGCCAGCCAGCGGTGATCGCCGCCATCGAAGGCGCCTTCCAGGGCGGCAGCATGGGCGAGGTCGGCGGCGCGAAGATCGCCGGCGCGCTGGAACTGGCGGTCGAAGACAACCGCAAGGGCATCCCGACCCGCGCCGTGCTGTTGCTGGAAACCGGCGGCGTGCGGTTGCAGGAAGCCAACCTCGGCCTGGCCGCCATCGCCGAGATCCAGGCGACCATCGTCGAGCTGCGCGACTACCAGCCGGTGATCGGCGTGGTCGCCGGTTCCGTCGGCTGCTTCGGCGGCATGTCCATCGCCGCCGGGCTGTGCAGCTACCTGGTCGTTACCCGTGAGGCCCGCGTCGGCCTCAATGGCCCGCAGGTGATCGAGCAGGAAGCCGGGCTCGACGAATACGACTCGCGCGATCGTCCTTTCATCTGGAGCCTGACCGGTGGCGAGCAGCGCTACGCCTCGGGTCTGGTGGACGCCTATGTCGCCGATGACACCGATGCCATCCGCGCGCAGCTGCATGAGCTGTTCGCCCTCGGCAAGCCGCTGCAGCCACGCAGCCGCCGCCACGCCTGGTTCCTCCAGCGTCTGGCCGATGTCGATACCCGCACGCAGCTCGATGCTTCCGCCGTGCGTGCCCTCTACGAAGGAGATGCCCAATGA
- a CDS encoding SDR family oxidoreductase — MKQKIVFITGATSGFGRATARRFAEAGWALVLTGRRSERLEELQSELSAKVPVHIATLDVRHAGAVKEVVEQLPAEFSQIDCLVNNAGLALAPQPAQQVDLTDWHTMIDTNITGLVNVTHALLPTLIATGKGASIVNIGSVAGHWPYPGGHVYGATKAFVEQFGYNLRCDLLGTGVRVTDIAPGMAETEFTLVRTKGDQAASDKLYRGTTPLTAEDIAEQIFYVATLPDHININRLEVMPTRQAWSPFNIDRDK; from the coding sequence ATGAAACAGAAGATCGTATTCATCACCGGCGCCACCTCCGGCTTCGGCCGTGCCACCGCTCGCCGCTTCGCCGAGGCCGGCTGGGCGCTGGTCCTCACCGGGCGGCGCAGCGAGCGCCTGGAAGAGCTGCAAAGCGAGCTGTCGGCGAAGGTGCCGGTGCACATCGCCACCCTCGACGTGCGCCATGCCGGCGCGGTGAAGGAGGTGGTCGAGCAGCTGCCCGCCGAGTTCAGCCAGATCGATTGCCTGGTCAACAACGCCGGCCTGGCGTTGGCGCCACAGCCGGCGCAGCAGGTCGATCTGACCGACTGGCACACCATGATCGACACCAACATCACCGGCCTGGTCAACGTCACCCATGCCTTGCTGCCGACGCTGATCGCCACCGGCAAGGGTGCCAGCATCGTCAACATCGGCTCGGTGGCCGGCCACTGGCCGTATCCGGGTGGCCACGTCTACGGCGCGACCAAGGCTTTCGTCGAGCAGTTCGGCTATAACCTGCGCTGCGACCTGCTCGGCACCGGCGTGCGCGTCACCGACATCGCCCCGGGCATGGCCGAGACCGAGTTCACCCTGGTCCGCACCAAGGGCGATCAGGCCGCCAGCGACAAGCTCTACCGCGGCACTACCCCGCTGACCGCCGAGGACATCGCCGAGCAGATCTTCTACGTCGCCACCTTGCCGGACCACATCAACATCAACCGCCTGGAAGTGATGCCGACGCGTCAGGCCTGGTCGCCGTTCAACATCGATCGCGACAAGTAA
- a CDS encoding malonate decarboxylase subunit delta — METLSFEFAAGQPARGKALVGVVGSGDLEVLLEPGQAGKLAIQVVTSVNGAEQRWKNLFERMFREQNLPALNIDIHDFGATPGVVRLRLEQGLEEVGHD; from the coding sequence ATGGAAACCCTGTCTTTCGAATTCGCCGCCGGGCAACCCGCCCGCGGCAAGGCCCTGGTCGGCGTGGTCGGCTCGGGCGATCTGGAAGTGCTGCTGGAACCCGGCCAGGCCGGCAAGCTGGCGATCCAGGTGGTCACCTCGGTCAATGGCGCCGAGCAGCGCTGGAAGAATCTGTTCGAGCGGATGTTCCGCGAGCAGAACCTGCCGGCACTGAACATCGATATTCACGATTTTGGGGCCACACCGGGCGTCGTGCGTCTGCGCCTGGAGCAGGGACTGGAGGAGGTCGGCCATGACTGA
- a CDS encoding triphosphoribosyl-dephospho-CoA synthase, whose translation MSALIARQAQPTLAERLADLAVQALIDEADLSPKPGLVDRRGNGAHSDLHLGLMHASAHALWPAFKAMAEAAQEVGEVGQPLRETLGQLGRDGEADMLRVTGGVNTHRGAIWALGLLSAAAALQADAPDSRGVAATAAALARLSDPAAPVTSDSHGARVCRRYGVLGAREQAQYGFPAVIEHGLPQLLASRRAGAGEQNARLDALLAIMSSLTDTCVLHRAGLEGLTRMQAGARAVLEAGGAASLAGRRQLRLLDRDMLALNASPGGAADLLAATLFLDCLAPHAPAPTGSN comes from the coding sequence ATGAGCGCACTCATTGCAAGACAGGCGCAGCCGACACTGGCCGAGCGCCTGGCAGACCTGGCGGTGCAGGCGCTGATCGACGAGGCCGACCTGTCGCCCAAGCCGGGGCTGGTCGACCGGCGTGGCAATGGCGCGCACAGCGATCTGCATCTGGGGCTGATGCACGCTTCGGCGCATGCGCTGTGGCCGGCGTTCAAGGCGATGGCCGAAGCGGCGCAGGAAGTTGGCGAAGTCGGCCAGCCCTTGCGCGAAACCCTCGGCCAGCTCGGCCGCGACGGCGAAGCCGACATGCTCCGCGTGACGGGTGGCGTAAATACCCATCGAGGGGCGATCTGGGCGCTGGGGCTGCTCAGTGCGGCGGCGGCGCTGCAAGCCGACGCGCCTGACTCCCGAGGCGTTGCGGCAACGGCCGCGGCACTGGCCCGTTTGAGCGACCCGGCCGCGCCGGTTACTTCCGACAGCCACGGCGCGCGGGTCTGCCGTCGCTACGGCGTACTCGGCGCGCGCGAACAGGCCCAATACGGCTTTCCCGCGGTCATCGAGCACGGTTTGCCGCAGCTCCTGGCCAGTCGCCGTGCCGGTGCCGGCGAGCAGAACGCCAGGCTCGATGCACTGCTGGCGATCATGAGCAGCCTGACCGACACCTGCGTGCTGCACCGCGCCGGCCTCGAAGGGCTGACCCGCATGCAGGCCGGTGCCCGCGCCGTGCTCGAAGCCGGTGGCGCGGCGAGTCTCGCCGGTCGCCGCCAGCTGCGCCTGCTCGACCGCGACATGCTCGCCCTCAACGCCTCGCCGGGCGGCGCCGCCGACCTCCTGGCCGCCACCCTTTTCCTCGACTGCCTGGCGCCGCATGCGCCGGCGCCGACTGGGAGCAACTGA
- the mdcE gene encoding biotin-independent malonate decarboxylase subunit gamma encodes MSRGLNWLQALAGGQAQAGYPASVKVVDGTLGDRTARYIAVVPDAENPFPRARNGEVGLLEGWALGKALDEVIEADCDKADKRVVVAIVDVPSQAYGRREEALGIHQALAGAVDGYARARLAGHPVIALLVGKAMSGAFLAHGYQAQRIIALRDPGVMVHAMGKAAAARITLRSVEELEALAESVPPMAYDIDNYATLGLLWETLSVENIEQPAAADLQRVRDCLAKAVEDIGSSSDLRGRLGAPNREASSRVRELLRAQW; translated from the coding sequence ATGAGCCGTGGATTGAACTGGTTGCAAGCCCTGGCCGGCGGTCAGGCGCAGGCGGGCTACCCGGCCTCGGTGAAGGTGGTCGATGGCACGCTCGGTGATCGTACCGCCCGCTATATCGCCGTGGTGCCGGATGCCGAGAATCCCTTCCCGCGCGCGCGCAACGGCGAGGTCGGTCTGCTCGAAGGCTGGGCGCTGGGTAAGGCGCTGGATGAGGTGATCGAGGCGGACTGCGACAAGGCGGACAAGCGCGTGGTGGTCGCGATTGTCGACGTACCGAGCCAGGCCTATGGCCGTCGTGAAGAAGCGCTGGGCATTCATCAGGCGCTGGCCGGCGCGGTGGACGGTTATGCCCGTGCGCGGCTGGCCGGGCATCCGGTGATCGCGCTGCTGGTGGGCAAGGCCATGTCCGGCGCCTTTCTCGCTCATGGCTATCAGGCCCAGCGGATCATCGCCCTGCGCGATCCGGGCGTGATGGTGCACGCCATGGGCAAGGCCGCGGCGGCGCGCATCACCCTGCGCAGCGTCGAGGAGCTGGAAGCCCTGGCCGAATCGGTGCCACCGATGGCCTACGACATCGACAACTACGCGACCCTCGGCCTGCTCTGGGAAACCCTCTCGGTGGAGAACATCGAGCAGCCCGCGGCGGCCGACTTGCAGCGAGTGCGCGATTGCCTGGCCAAGGCCGTCGAGGACATCGGCAGCAGCAGCGACCTGCGCGGCCGCCTCGGTGCGCCGAACCGCGAGGCCTCGTCGCGGGTGCGCGAGCTGTTGCGCGCGCAGTGGTAG
- the mdcA gene encoding malonate decarboxylase subunit alpha produces MTTTISPPPQWSRRRAEKARRLDQVRSLADGVVLPSERIVEALELLIAPGDRVVLEGNNQKQADFLSRSLAKVDPGKLHDLHMIMPSVSRAEHLDLFERQIARKLDFSFAGPQSLRISQLLEDGLLEVGAIHTYIELYSRLLVDLIPNVALVAGFQADRHGNIYTGPSTEDTPALVEPTAFSDGIVIFQVNEIVDELPRVDIPASWVDFVVVADKPFYIEPLFTRDPRHIKPVHVLMAMMAIRGIYEKHNVQSLNHGIGFNTAAIELILPTYGESLGLKGKICRNWTLNPHPTLIPAIETGWVESVHCFGTELGMENYIAQRPDVFFTGRDGSMRSNRMMCQLAGQYAVDLFIGATLQVDGDGHSSTVTRGRLAGFGGAPNMGHDPRGRRHPTPAWLDMAMPGGEAPVTMLERGKKLVVQMVETFQEGGKPTFVEQLDAVEVAKKSGMPLAPIMIYGDDVTHLLTEEGIAYLYKARSLEERQAMIAAVAGVTSIGLRHNPKDTERMRREGLIALPEDLGIRRNDASRELLAAKSIAELVDWSGGLYNPPAKFRSW; encoded by the coding sequence ATGACAACAACAATCTCCCCACCGCCGCAGTGGTCGCGTCGTCGCGCTGAAAAAGCCCGTCGTCTCGACCAGGTGCGCAGCCTCGCCGATGGCGTGGTGCTGCCCAGCGAGCGGATCGTCGAGGCCCTGGAACTGCTGATCGCCCCCGGTGATCGCGTGGTCCTCGAGGGCAACAACCAGAAGCAGGCGGACTTTCTCTCCCGCTCCCTCGCCAAGGTCGACCCCGGCAAGCTGCATGACCTGCACATGATCATGCCGAGCGTCAGCCGCGCCGAGCATCTGGATCTGTTCGAGCGGCAGATCGCACGCAAGCTCGACTTTTCCTTCGCCGGTCCGCAGAGCCTGCGCATCAGCCAGCTGCTCGAAGACGGGCTGCTGGAAGTCGGCGCCATCCACACCTACATCGAACTCTATTCGCGCCTCTTGGTGGACCTGATCCCCAACGTCGCGCTGGTGGCCGGCTTCCAGGCCGACCGCCACGGCAACATCTACACCGGCCCCAGCACTGAGGACACACCGGCGCTGGTCGAGCCGACCGCATTCAGCGATGGCATCGTGATCTTTCAGGTCAACGAGATCGTCGACGAGCTGCCGCGCGTGGACATCCCGGCCAGCTGGGTGGATTTCGTCGTCGTCGCCGACAAGCCGTTCTACATCGAGCCGCTGTTCACCCGCGACCCGCGCCACATCAAACCCGTGCACGTGCTGATGGCGATGATGGCGATCCGCGGCATCTACGAAAAACACAACGTGCAGTCGCTCAACCACGGTATCGGCTTCAACACCGCCGCCATCGAGCTGATCCTGCCGACCTACGGCGAGTCGCTGGGCCTGAAAGGCAAGATCTGCCGCAACTGGACGCTCAACCCACACCCGACGCTGATCCCGGCGATCGAGACCGGCTGGGTCGAAAGCGTGCACTGCTTCGGCACCGAGCTGGGCATGGAGAACTACATCGCCCAGCGCCCGGACGTGTTCTTCACCGGTCGCGATGGCTCGATGCGCTCCAACCGCATGATGTGCCAGCTGGCCGGGCAATACGCCGTGGACCTGTTTATCGGCGCCACGCTGCAAGTGGATGGCGACGGGCATTCCTCCACCGTGACCCGCGGCCGCCTGGCCGGCTTCGGCGGGGCGCCGAACATGGGCCACGACCCACGCGGTCGCCGCCATCCCACGCCGGCCTGGCTGGACATGGCCATGCCCGGAGGCGAGGCCCCGGTGACCATGCTCGAGCGCGGCAAGAAGCTCGTGGTGCAGATGGTCGAGACCTTCCAGGAAGGCGGCAAACCCACCTTCGTCGAACAGCTCGACGCGGTGGAGGTGGCGAAGAAGAGCGGCATGCCGCTGGCGCCGATCATGATCTACGGCGACGACGTCACCCACCTGCTCACCGAGGAAGGCATCGCCTACCTGTACAAGGCGCGCTCGCTGGAAGAGCGCCAGGCGATGATCGCCGCGGTGGCCGGCGTTACCAGCATCGGCCTGCGGCACAACCCGAAGGACACCGAGCGCATGCGCCGCGAAGGGCTGATCGCGCTGCCGGAAGACCTTGGCATCCGCCGCAATGACGCGTCTCGTGAATTGCTTGCCGCCAAGAGCATCGCCGAGCTGGTCGACTGGTCCGGCGGCCTCTACAACCCGCCTGCCAAGTTCAGGAGCTGGTGA